A single Zootoca vivipara chromosome 1, rZooViv1.1, whole genome shotgun sequence DNA region contains:
- the GJD2 gene encoding gap junction delta-2 protein: protein MGEWTILERLLEAAVQQHSTMIGRILLTVVVIFRILIVAIVGETVYDDEQTMFVCNTLQPGCNQACYDQAFPISHIRYWVFQIIMVCTPSLCFITYSVHQSAKQRERRYSTVFLTLDRDQDSMKRDDSKKIKNTIVNGVLQNTENSTKEAEPDCLEVKEIPNPAIRTTKSKMRRQEGISRFYIIQVVFRNALEIGFLVGQYFLYGFNVPSMYECDRYPCIKEVECYVSRPTEKTVFLVFMFAVSGICVVLNLAELNHLGWRKIKMAVRGVQAKRKSIYEIRNKDLPRMSVPNFGRTQSSDSAYV, encoded by the exons ATGGGGGAATGGACCATCCTAGAGAGACTCCTCGAAGCCGCCGTCCAGCAGCACTCCACTATGATAGGGAG GATTCTGCTGACCGTGGTGGTGATCTTCAGGATTCTTATTGTGGCCATTGTAGGAGAAACTGTGTACGACGATGAGCAGACTATGTTTGTGTGCAACACCTTGCAGCCAGGCTGCAACCAGGCATGTTATGACCAAGCATTTCCTATTTCTCACATTAGATACTGGGTATTTCAGATCATCATGGTGTGCACGCCTAGCCTCTGCTTTATAACATATTCTGTTCACCAATCTGCCAAGCAGAGGGAAAGGAGGTACTCCACTGTCTTCCTCACTTTGGACAGGGATCAGGACTCCATGAAGCGGGAcgacagcaagaagatcaagaATACCATTGTCAATGGGGTGCTGCAGAATACTGAGAACTCCACCAAGGAGGCAGAACCTGACTGCTTGGAAGTAAAGGAAATTCCCAACCCAGCTATTAGAACCACCAAGTCAAAGATGAGGCGGCAAGAAGGCATCTCTAGGTTTTATATCATTCAGGTGGTCTTCAGAAATGCCCTGGAGATTGGATTTTTAGTGGGACAGTATTTCCTGTATGGATTCAATGTCCCATCCATGTACGAATGTGACAGGTATCCTTGCATTAAGGAAGTGGAGTGCTATGTCTCCAGGCCCACTGAGAAGACAGTCTTCTTGGTCTTCATGTTTGCCGTGAGTGGCATTTGTGTGGTGCTCAATTTGGCCGAACTGAACCACCTGGGCTGGAGAAAGATCAAAATGGCAGTGAGGGGAGTGCAAGCGAAACGGAAATCCATTTATGAAATCAGAAACAAGGACTTGCCACGTATGAGTGTGCCTAACTTTGGCAGGACTCAGTCTAGTGACTCTGCTTATGTGTGA